In one window of uncultured Acetobacteroides sp. DNA:
- a CDS encoding GAF domain-containing protein — protein sequence MLEKLRKYYQRCSIRQKISISVIGAVGGVLLLVMPVVLIRVQQIVIGYAEQNVVSIGQENAAQTSGSLNEKLGVLKGMARGLESLSGMGSSRFESYRKVIDRTVKEDTAVYAMWYIEDASQGDSSTVNKYIAGGNTGANLASTAKLLDKVEREAGYQEARQSREVAISDPITIDGTTVIGITVPIGSGTSIGAVGLLIKEEFFVRIVRKAMGSDDVACKIISSNGFVVAHPTKTVIGTKLNEGEQTEEILDAIKNGRLHTSYSYSATFGEEAYKVYASANFAGAKSSWSFCTMVPKSTFTHSTNMVALLLLVLMVVGFGVLVVVISSIARAISRPIVEASTELKLIAEGRLSEVKEIHVNAQDEIGTMVSGLNDLASGLKHLAYFAHEVGTGNLDADITAKSDDDAIGKAMVEMKQNLIAAKSAEEERKRIDEIQSWKVAGNARIHEAIRKENTSIKQLCDAVLQEIVSYSNFIQGGLFVVDGEQEGGRFVELVSCIAYNRRKMMDKRISVEEGMVGRCIYEKAPIILTEIPQDYLSISSGLGDRRPDFLALIPLIHNEEVIGVMELSSFGEKEPHVMEYLDKAAEALASAVANVNINERTQRLLDQSKQYSEEMAAQEEELRQNMEEMQAAQEEMHRKTEDYEEMISQLKAELDRRD from the coding sequence ATGTTAGAAAAGTTAAGGAAGTACTACCAGCGCTGCAGCATTCGGCAGAAAATTAGCATCTCGGTGATCGGGGCTGTTGGCGGCGTTCTATTGCTGGTGATGCCGGTGGTGCTTATCCGGGTTCAGCAGATTGTTATCGGGTATGCCGAGCAAAATGTGGTGTCAATAGGCCAGGAGAATGCAGCCCAGACGAGCGGCTCGCTCAACGAGAAGCTGGGAGTCCTTAAGGGGATGGCCCGCGGCCTAGAGAGCCTCTCGGGCATGGGGTCCAGCAGATTCGAGAGCTACCGAAAAGTGATCGACCGCACCGTCAAGGAGGATACGGCGGTATACGCCATGTGGTATATCGAAGATGCCAGCCAGGGAGACTCCTCCACGGTGAACAAGTATATTGCCGGAGGTAATACCGGCGCCAATTTGGCCAGTACAGCCAAGCTGCTCGATAAGGTAGAGCGGGAGGCTGGCTACCAGGAGGCTCGCCAGAGCCGCGAGGTCGCCATCAGCGATCCAATTACCATTGACGGCACAACGGTCATTGGCATTACCGTGCCCATTGGGAGCGGAACGTCCATCGGAGCCGTTGGCCTTCTGATCAAGGAGGAGTTCTTCGTACGTATCGTGCGCAAAGCGATGGGCTCCGATGATGTTGCCTGCAAAATCATCTCCAGCAACGGCTTCGTCGTAGCCCACCCCACCAAGACCGTCATAGGAACTAAGCTGAACGAGGGCGAGCAAACCGAGGAGATCCTGGATGCAATAAAAAATGGCCGCCTGCACACCAGCTACTCCTACTCGGCCACCTTTGGCGAGGAGGCATACAAGGTTTACGCCTCGGCCAATTTCGCGGGAGCCAAGTCCAGCTGGTCGTTCTGCACCATGGTGCCCAAGAGCACCTTTACCCATAGCACAAATATGGTGGCGCTGCTGCTGCTGGTGCTAATGGTGGTGGGGTTTGGCGTGCTGGTTGTTGTCATCAGCAGCATCGCCAGAGCCATCTCTAGGCCCATTGTTGAGGCATCCACCGAGCTGAAACTCATTGCAGAGGGCCGGCTCTCGGAGGTGAAGGAGATCCACGTTAACGCCCAGGACGAGATAGGCACCATGGTCAGCGGCCTTAACGACCTTGCCTCGGGGCTAAAGCACCTCGCCTACTTTGCCCACGAGGTGGGAACGGGCAATCTGGATGCCGACATAACGGCAAAGAGCGATGATGATGCCATTGGGAAGGCGATGGTGGAGATGAAGCAGAACCTTATTGCGGCTAAGTCTGCCGAGGAAGAGCGCAAGCGTATCGATGAAATTCAAAGCTGGAAGGTGGCAGGTAACGCCCGCATCCACGAAGCCATTCGCAAGGAGAACACCTCCATCAAGCAGCTCTGCGATGCCGTTCTTCAGGAGATTGTCAGCTACTCGAACTTCATTCAAGGCGGCTTGTTCGTTGTCGATGGCGAGCAGGAGGGCGGAAGGTTCGTAGAGTTGGTCTCGTGCATCGCCTATAACCGAAGGAAGATGATGGACAAGCGCATATCCGTTGAGGAGGGGATGGTTGGCCGCTGCATCTACGAGAAGGCCCCCATCATTCTTACCGAAATACCCCAGGATTACCTGTCGATCTCCTCCGGTCTGGGCGATCGCAGGCCCGACTTCCTGGCGCTCATCCCGCTTATCCACAACGAGGAGGTGATTGGCGTGATGGAACTATCCTCCTTCGGGGAAAAGGAGCCCCATGTAATGGAGTACCTCGATAAGGCCGCCGAAGCCCTTGCCTCGGCCGTTGCCAACGTTAATATCAACGAGCGAACCCAGCGATTGCTCGACCAAAGCAAGCAATACTCCGAGGAGATGGCTGCCCAGGAGGAGGAGCTACGCCAGAACATGGAGGAGATGCAGGCCGCCCAGGAGGAGATGCATCGCAAAACTGAGGATTACGAGGAAATGATAAGCCAGCTAAAGGCTGAGCTTGATAGAAGAGATTGA
- a CDS encoding metallophosphoesterase family protein gives MIKRLLPLLLLLAALTPTLAQQPELRFGASRKFKIVQLTDLHIKWQDHRSDSAFACIRNVVEAEKPDLIMLTGDIIYSSPATDNMRSVLQFVSSFKIPFALTFGNHDHEQGANNAELLQVVQGIPYCIVSTQRGISGEGNCALSVKSADGVRDAAALYCFDSQAYTQLKPQGVDGYDHIRLDQLQWYINTSKRYARRNDHKPLPSLAFFHIPLPEFAEAAASQNTTLYGIHNEKVCAPALNSGLFAAMMEQGDVMGIFVGHDHDNDFAVNWYSILLAYGRFSGGNTVYNHLSNGARVIELTEDKRTIHTWIRLRDGKVEQETVFPTDYTKK, from the coding sequence ATGATCAAGCGCCTCCTCCCACTGCTGCTGCTTCTGGCGGCCCTTACGCCAACCCTGGCGCAGCAGCCCGAACTAAGGTTCGGCGCCAGCCGAAAGTTCAAGATTGTTCAGCTCACCGACCTGCACATTAAGTGGCAGGATCACCGCTCGGATTCAGCCTTTGCGTGCATCCGAAATGTGGTGGAGGCCGAGAAGCCCGACCTAATCATGCTTACCGGCGATATCATCTACAGCTCCCCCGCAACCGACAACATGCGCAGCGTGCTGCAATTCGTCTCCAGCTTTAAAATCCCCTTTGCGCTCACCTTCGGCAACCACGACCATGAGCAGGGTGCCAACAATGCCGAGCTGCTACAGGTTGTCCAGGGAATCCCCTACTGCATCGTATCCACCCAGAGAGGCATCAGCGGCGAGGGGAACTGCGCCCTTTCGGTAAAAAGCGCCGATGGAGTGAGGGATGCCGCTGCGCTCTACTGCTTCGACTCTCAGGCGTACACCCAGCTCAAGCCGCAGGGGGTTGATGGATACGACCATATCCGCCTCGATCAGCTGCAGTGGTACATAAATACCAGCAAGAGGTATGCCCGCCGAAACGATCACAAGCCGCTTCCCTCGCTGGCCTTCTTCCACATCCCGCTCCCCGAGTTCGCTGAGGCGGCCGCCAGCCAGAATACAACGCTATACGGCATACACAACGAAAAGGTGTGCGCCCCCGCGCTCAATAGCGGCCTCTTTGCCGCCATGATGGAGCAGGGCGATGTGATGGGCATCTTCGTGGGGCACGATCACGACAACGACTTTGCGGTGAACTGGTACAGCATCCTGCTAGCCTACGGCCGCTTCTCGGGCGGAAATACCGTTTATAACCATCTCTCCAACGGAGCACGCGTGATAGAGCTCACCGAGGACAAGCGCACCATCCATACATGGATTCGCCTACGAGATGGTAAGGTGGAGCAGGAAACCGTTTTCCCAACGGATTACACAAAGAAGTAG
- a CDS encoding DUF6261 family protein has translation MKAKFKTLTLQNLRIGELFAFLTLILPIINACTTISAKLKKMLEEMAKTMVALEAATNSGSFEEQTKVVKSSNAKRETSISRFQHFVEYFKKSDDEKEITAANLILKALKDAGSIYRMGLKDTTTAIHGLNVLFTTNSRYVEALTLLKATAEWGKVWANQQEFESAYGYRNNVMADEKLEASAYEISKMAKSQCSAIMELIEDLYNVEEKPEYLAIIDKVNLEIEKTMAVVRTRETLAAKERKDPKKSS, from the coding sequence ATGAAAGCTAAATTTAAGACGCTTACGCTTCAAAATTTACGCATTGGCGAGCTATTCGCATTTCTAACCCTTATTCTACCCATCATCAATGCTTGCACCACGATTAGTGCAAAGCTAAAAAAGATGCTCGAAGAGATGGCCAAAACGATGGTTGCCCTAGAAGCCGCAACGAATAGCGGTAGCTTCGAGGAGCAAACAAAGGTTGTAAAGTCGTCGAATGCCAAGCGCGAGACGAGCATATCCCGGTTTCAGCACTTTGTCGAGTACTTCAAGAAGAGCGATGACGAAAAGGAGATTACAGCGGCCAACCTCATCCTAAAGGCATTGAAGGATGCGGGCAGCATCTACCGCATGGGGCTTAAAGATACGACAACGGCCATCCACGGGCTAAACGTGCTCTTTACCACCAACAGCCGCTACGTCGAAGCGCTTACGCTACTCAAGGCCACTGCAGAATGGGGCAAAGTTTGGGCCAACCAGCAGGAGTTTGAGTCGGCATACGGCTATCGAAACAACGTAATGGCGGACGAGAAGCTCGAGGCCTCGGCCTACGAGATCTCCAAGATGGCGAAGAGCCAATGCTCGGCCATCATGGAGCTCATCGAGGACCTCTACAACGTGGAGGAGAAGCCCGAGTATCTTGCCATCATCGACAAGGTGAACCTGGAGATCGAAAAAACCATGGCCGTGGTTCGCACCCGCGAAACCCTTGCCGCCAAGGAGCGCAAGGATCCCAAGAAAAGCTCTTAG
- a CDS encoding PAS domain S-box protein yields the protein MKVADYSLYDFGEKVDVKRIAKVFTLVGVAAGLLIWIVFFFIEFFSKRELITGNGIVFLHGHSPSWWLIDLLPAAMGVAAYSIGRVHVLYLRARKQRASDEAYRSKQLLQFAERLNRGELDAPAEFDQDSELGRSILQLREYLVKSKQEQQARADEEKMRRWVVDGLAKFGEILRLNNDNLEKLSYEIISNLVKYLNANQGGFFLLEDSDPSDRHFAQVAAFAYDRHRLIRKRVEINDGLIGACAFEKESIFMTDIPDRYVSITSGLGGANPHCLLIVPLVADGDVLGVIELASFNVLKKHEVDFVEHLSEAIASTIKNVKVTSHTAELLEQSEHQSELLKEQEEEMRRTIEELHAIQEEADKKSTELANFTESVNNTLVRAEYDISGKLLYANSLFLTKLGYGHIDEIRGKHVSLFINKKDREWFFKIWDGLGRGGSHFEGDMKHATKMGTDFWSMATYTCVRDQRGEVTRILFMGIDITELKKLSLDLESQVFALNSSAVTAEFEPNGAVRAGNAKLLSIIGYGLNDLKTITVYDFFSAENAFAFRDTWNEVMLGHPQENQYQMISKFGEEKWLQGTFTAVYDMYNELSKVVLIANDITSQKRLELEAQQKTEQLLMQEEQLHQKLEEIKSVKIRNEKTLEGAMDAIVTISSDERIELYNRAAEELFGYTKSEVIGQHIGMLLPPACKDWKPGDAICYLKSDENRFKGVRSEVTVYNKWGDELSILLTISEAEIGDDYTYTGFIQNISVELF from the coding sequence ATGAAAGTAGCAGATTATTCGTTGTATGATTTCGGGGAGAAGGTAGATGTTAAACGGATTGCCAAAGTTTTTACCCTTGTAGGGGTTGCGGCTGGCCTTTTAATTTGGATCGTCTTTTTCTTCATAGAATTCTTTTCTAAGAGAGAGCTTATAACCGGGAATGGTATTGTATTTCTTCACGGGCATAGCCCATCGTGGTGGTTGATTGACCTGCTGCCTGCTGCTATGGGGGTGGCTGCCTATTCCATCGGAAGGGTGCATGTGCTTTACCTTAGAGCAAGAAAACAACGTGCGTCAGACGAAGCGTATAGGAGCAAGCAGCTGCTCCAGTTTGCCGAAAGGCTCAACCGTGGCGAACTTGATGCTCCTGCCGAGTTTGATCAGGACAGCGAGCTGGGGCGTTCTATCCTGCAGCTTCGGGAATATCTGGTAAAGAGCAAGCAGGAGCAGCAGGCTCGGGCTGACGAGGAGAAGATGCGCCGCTGGGTTGTTGATGGCCTAGCAAAGTTTGGCGAGATACTCCGCCTGAATAACGATAATCTGGAAAAGCTGTCGTACGAAATCATCAGCAACCTGGTGAAGTATCTTAATGCAAACCAGGGGGGCTTTTTCCTGCTGGAAGATTCGGATCCTAGCGATAGGCATTTTGCTCAGGTGGCGGCTTTTGCCTACGATCGGCATCGGCTTATTCGCAAAAGGGTAGAAATAAACGATGGCCTTATTGGCGCGTGCGCCTTCGAGAAGGAGTCGATCTTTATGACGGATATCCCGGATCGCTACGTGAGCATCACCAGCGGGTTGGGTGGGGCAAATCCGCACTGCTTGTTGATAGTTCCGCTTGTTGCCGATGGTGATGTGCTGGGGGTTATCGAACTCGCATCCTTTAACGTGCTTAAGAAGCATGAGGTCGATTTCGTTGAGCACCTGTCGGAGGCCATTGCATCTACCATTAAGAATGTGAAGGTAACCTCGCACACCGCCGAGCTGCTGGAGCAGTCGGAGCATCAGTCGGAGCTGCTTAAGGAGCAGGAGGAGGAGATGCGGCGGACCATTGAGGAGCTGCATGCCATTCAGGAGGAGGCTGACAAGAAGAGCACCGAGCTGGCCAACTTCACCGAATCGGTAAACAACACGCTGGTTCGTGCTGAGTACGATATTTCCGGGAAACTACTATACGCGAATTCCCTCTTCCTTACGAAGCTTGGCTACGGCCATATCGATGAGATTCGGGGAAAGCACGTTTCGCTCTTCATCAATAAAAAGGACCGGGAGTGGTTCTTTAAAATTTGGGATGGCTTGGGCAGGGGCGGCAGCCACTTTGAGGGCGACATGAAGCACGCCACCAAGATGGGAACCGATTTCTGGTCGATGGCCACCTACACCTGCGTGCGCGATCAGCGCGGCGAGGTAACGCGGATCCTCTTCATGGGTATCGACATTACCGAGCTCAAAAAGCTTAGCCTCGACTTGGAGAGCCAGGTCTTTGCCCTAAACAGCTCTGCGGTTACGGCAGAGTTCGAGCCCAATGGCGCGGTACGAGCTGGGAACGCCAAACTCTTAAGCATTATTGGCTACGGGCTGAACGATCTGAAGACGATAACCGTCTACGATTTCTTCTCGGCTGAAAATGCTTTTGCATTTAGGGATACCTGGAACGAGGTGATGCTGGGACATCCTCAGGAAAATCAGTACCAGATGATCTCGAAGTTTGGCGAAGAGAAGTGGCTGCAGGGAACCTTTACGGCGGTGTACGACATGTACAACGAGCTTTCGAAGGTGGTGCTTATTGCCAACGATATCACCTCGCAGAAGCGGCTCGAGCTGGAGGCTCAGCAGAAGACGGAGCAGCTGCTGATGCAGGAGGAGCAGCTCCATCAGAAGCTGGAGGAGATAAAGTCGGTGAAGATCCGAAACGAGAAGACCCTCGAGGGGGCAATGGATGCCATCGTTACCATCAGCTCGGACGAAAGGATTGAGCTTTACAACCGCGCTGCCGAGGAGCTGTTTGGCTATACCAAGAGCGAGGTGATTGGGCAGCACATCGGCATGCTGCTGCCTCCGGCGTGTAAGGATTGGAAGCCTGGCGATGCAATATGCTACCTGAAATCGGACGAAAATAGGTTTAAAGGGGTTCGAAGCGAGGTGACGGTCTACAATAAGTGGGGAGACGAACTTTCTATCCTGCTAACCATCTCGGAAGCCGAAATCGGGGATGATTACACCTATACCGGCTTTATTCAAAATATCTCGGTGGAGCTGTTCTAG
- a CDS encoding chemotaxis response regulator protein-glutamate methylesterase, producing MKKVRVLIVDDSAVVRQTLTGILQSDSMIEVVGSASDPYIAVKKIMDEVPDVITLDIEMPRMDGLTFLRRIMSQHPIPVVVISSLTDKGSETGIKALEYGAVEIITKPKMNTKQFFEESCIRICDSVKAASLALVKRKVIADRIEVAPKLSADAIISEATSHSMLQTTEMVVAVGASTGGTEALREFLTALPHDCPGIIIVQHMPEKFTQSFANRLNELCNITVKEAEDGDTVIRGRALIAPGNRHLLLKRSGARYFVQLNDGPLVNRHRPSVDVLFRSFARYAGKNAIGIIMTGMGDDGARGLLEMRMAGAKTIAQDEKSCVVFGMPKEAIRLGAAERVMPLEQIAPVMMKVSVQH from the coding sequence ATGAAAAAAGTAAGGGTTCTAATAGTAGATGATTCGGCAGTAGTTCGGCAAACGCTTACCGGGATACTTCAATCGGATTCCATGATAGAAGTAGTAGGAAGCGCCTCCGATCCGTATATCGCGGTGAAGAAGATTATGGACGAAGTGCCAGATGTTATAACGCTCGACATTGAGATGCCAAGGATGGATGGTCTTACCTTTCTGCGGCGGATCATGTCGCAGCATCCGATTCCGGTGGTGGTGATATCGAGCCTAACCGATAAGGGGTCTGAAACTGGAATTAAGGCATTGGAGTACGGGGCTGTGGAGATTATCACCAAGCCCAAGATGAACACGAAGCAGTTCTTCGAGGAGTCGTGCATCCGAATCTGCGACTCCGTTAAGGCAGCATCGCTGGCTCTGGTAAAGCGCAAGGTGATAGCCGATCGGATAGAGGTTGCTCCAAAGCTATCGGCTGATGCCATTATCTCCGAAGCAACTTCGCACAGCATGCTGCAGACTACGGAGATGGTGGTAGCCGTGGGCGCCTCGACAGGAGGTACGGAGGCGTTGCGGGAGTTCCTTACCGCATTGCCCCACGACTGTCCGGGCATTATTATTGTGCAGCACATGCCCGAAAAGTTTACCCAATCGTTTGCCAATAGGCTAAACGAGCTCTGCAATATCACCGTAAAGGAGGCCGAGGATGGCGATACCGTTATCAGAGGGCGTGCGCTTATTGCGCCAGGCAATAGGCATCTGCTGTTAAAGCGAAGCGGCGCTCGCTACTTCGTGCAGCTCAACGACGGACCGCTGGTGAATCGCCATCGGCCATCGGTGGACGTTCTCTTTAGGTCGTTTGCAAGGTATGCTGGCAAAAATGCCATTGGCATTATCATGACAGGAATGGGGGACGATGGCGCAAGGGGACTTTTAGAGATGAGGATGGCTGGAGCCAAAACAATTGCCCAGGACGAGAAATCATGCGTAGTGTTTGGAATGCCCAAGGAGGCAATCCGGCTAGGGGCTGCGGAGAGGGTTATGCCGCTCGAGCAAATTGCTCCGGTAATGATGAAAGTAAGCGTACAGCATTGA
- a CDS encoding chemotaxis protein CheD yields MMDNIEQHFLYPSALFASAKPHRVVTVLGSCVSVCLWDPILLIGGINHYMLPFWNGNGLASPKYGNIAIEKLIERMLLLGSSKANLRAKVFGGGEVIETNIANFRIGERNIAIAKELLEAHRIPIVAQSVGGKNGRKLMYVTATGEVFQKIIEKKL; encoded by the coding sequence ATGATGGATAACATTGAACAGCATTTTTTATATCCGTCGGCTCTTTTTGCTAGCGCGAAGCCGCATCGGGTGGTAACAGTTCTTGGCTCTTGCGTTTCTGTTTGTCTTTGGGATCCCATTCTCTTAATAGGAGGTATCAACCACTACATGCTGCCGTTTTGGAACGGCAACGGGCTGGCCTCGCCGAAGTATGGCAATATAGCCATTGAAAAGTTGATAGAGCGAATGCTCCTTTTAGGGAGTAGCAAGGCAAATCTACGGGCAAAAGTATTCGGAGGAGGGGAGGTTATTGAAACCAACATCGCCAACTTTCGCATTGGAGAGCGAAACATCGCCATCGCAAAGGAGCTGCTGGAGGCACATCGAATTCCTATTGTGGCGCAAAGCGTTGGTGGCAAGAATGGGCGCAAACTGATGTATGTAACAGCAACAGGCGAGGTCTTCCAAAAGATAATCGAAAAGAAGTTGTAA
- a CDS encoding HAMP domain-containing sensor histidine kinase: MKLTDAELLDELKSRFEQNTDSLKHLSELNVQLMELNRKLEESERMKSNFLSNIRNEIVNPFASILGLATHIQACGPDNIDRMKQMAAMIHSEAFSLDFQLQNIFAAAEVEAGEAKLSCMSVDVTSLLKSIIESYGLELQKRNITVDFKCTAEGGVFKTDADKLKLVFLNLLDNGIKFSKTGGHIEVTMSCANGFLEITLADNGIGIDEDNLKSIFDRFKRIDTNINTLNVGYGLGLTVAKAMLEVLEGTIEVSSKAGEGSRFTVRIPEALVVDEVDGFAFDTNEIMFDSDNEIF, encoded by the coding sequence ATGAAATTAACTGATGCGGAGCTGCTAGACGAGCTAAAAAGCAGGTTCGAACAAAATACTGATTCGCTAAAGCATTTAAGCGAGCTGAATGTTCAGCTGATGGAGCTGAATAGGAAGCTCGAGGAGTCGGAGAGGATGAAGAGCAACTTCCTTTCCAACATTCGTAACGAAATTGTAAATCCATTTGCATCCATTCTAGGTTTGGCCACGCATATACAGGCTTGCGGACCAGACAATATTGATAGGATGAAGCAAATGGCAGCCATGATACACTCCGAGGCGTTCTCGCTGGACTTCCAGCTGCAGAATATCTTCGCAGCAGCCGAAGTAGAGGCTGGCGAAGCAAAGCTGAGCTGCATGAGCGTAGATGTAACCTCGTTGCTTAAGTCCATCATTGAATCGTATGGATTAGAGCTACAGAAAAGAAACATAACCGTCGATTTCAAGTGTACCGCCGAGGGGGGAGTGTTTAAAACGGATGCCGATAAGCTGAAGCTGGTCTTCCTAAATTTGCTGGATAACGGAATCAAGTTTAGTAAAACAGGAGGGCATATTGAGGTTACCATGTCCTGCGCAAACGGATTCCTCGAAATCACCCTTGCTGACAACGGCATTGGTATCGACGAGGACAATCTGAAGTCTATCTTCGATAGATTTAAGCGAATCGACACCAACATCAACACCTTGAACGTGGGCTACGGACTTGGGCTTACGGTAGCAAAGGCAATGCTCGAGGTGCTTGAGGGCACAATAGAGGTATCGAGCAAGGCGGGCGAGGGAAGTCGCTTTACGGTACGAATCCCAGAAGCATTGGTGGTCGACGAGGTTGATGGTTTTGCTTTTGATACCAACGAAATCATGTTCGATTCCGATAATGAGATATTCTAG
- a CDS encoding protein-glutamate O-methyltransferase translates to MQDPREAGELILKMSATEFSRLSEFIYSNYGIKMPVEKKIMLQSRLQKRLRALNIPSFTEYVDYVFSKNGHEEIVLMMDQVSTNKTDFFREPHHFDFLVDTILPELTSRSSVKRNLKVWSAGCSSGEEAYTLAMVMENYIEQNKSFDYHIHCTDISTKVLQIAVDAVYKEDRVAVVPLELKKKYLLRSKDPLKKTVRITPELRAKTTFARLNLMDSYYDAPDSFDMVFCRNVLIYFDKKTQEKVINKLAAKLRRGGYFFLGHSESIMAMNVPLKQVKPTIFVKV, encoded by the coding sequence ATGCAGGATCCTCGTGAAGCAGGTGAGCTAATTCTGAAAATGTCGGCAACGGAGTTTAGCCGTTTGAGCGAATTTATCTATAGCAACTACGGGATTAAGATGCCCGTAGAGAAAAAAATAATGCTCCAGAGCCGGCTCCAAAAGCGGTTGAGGGCATTAAATATCCCCTCCTTTACCGAATATGTCGATTACGTGTTCAGCAAGAATGGGCACGAGGAGATTGTGCTGATGATGGATCAGGTAAGCACGAATAAAACCGACTTCTTTCGCGAGCCGCACCATTTCGATTTTCTGGTGGACACCATTCTGCCAGAGCTTACAAGCCGATCATCAGTAAAAAGGAATTTGAAGGTGTGGAGCGCTGGTTGCTCGAGTGGCGAGGAGGCCTACACGCTGGCAATGGTTATGGAAAACTACATCGAGCAAAACAAAAGTTTCGACTACCATATTCATTGCACGGATATCTCAACAAAAGTGCTCCAAATTGCCGTTGATGCGGTGTACAAGGAGGATAGGGTGGCTGTTGTTCCGCTGGAATTAAAGAAGAAGTATCTGCTACGGAGCAAGGATCCGCTAAAAAAGACGGTTAGGATAACTCCAGAGCTACGCGCAAAGACAACGTTTGCGCGATTAAACCTAATGGACTCCTACTACGATGCTCCAGATAGCTTCGACATGGTGTTTTGCCGGAATGTGCTAATCTATTTCGATAAGAAGACCCAGGAGAAGGTGATAAACAAGCTGGCAGCTAAGCTAAGGCGTGGCGGCTACTTTTTTCTAGGGCATTCGGAATCGATAATGGCAATGAATGTACCGCTAAAGCAGGTAAAGCCAACAATTTTTGTAAAAGTATAG